AGAGGCGGCTCGGCGCTGCCACaaccccacagcccagccccaaAAGGCTCCCAGAGCGAGGCTCCTGCTCCCAACAAACCCTCAGGGGACGGCGGCTCCGTCCCCGCAGCACCCGGCCCCAGCCAGGCCACGCCGGGGGTCCCCGCTCGCATTGGGGGGGGTCCTGGAGCCTGACAAGAAACGGCGGCCGTCCCCGCTGGGGCTTTGGGGACACCGGGGGCCCTGCCAGGAGGCCGGGTCCATCGTGCTCTGGCCAGCCTGGGATGGGAGCCGGGACGTGGCTAGCGAGGGGCCATCCCAGGCAGGCTCCCAAGTCAATAGAAGTGTTTccggctctgctcctgccactTGTTGTAGACAATGACTCCGATAACGATGGCGAAGACGATGGCAACGAGGGAGAAGAAGACGATTAAGAAGAGAGCCAGGCCGCTCATGGGCTCCAGCGGCGCCTCCACTGCgagacagaggaagaagaatGGCTGTGAGGGGGCGATCGGCTCGCCCCCGTCCTCCCGCTGCTTTGGCCGTGGGTTATTCCTCTGGGGAACTCATCTGGGAGGGCACAAAACCAGTGGGAAGAGCTCCTGTGCCTGGGAACGAGACCCCGGCTGTCCTGCGGGCTGGTGAGAGCCTCGCAACGCAGCCAGCGGACGCGTTGGGGGGGGACATTTCCGGACAGGAGCAGACACCGCCAGGGCCCAAGCCTCCGTGAGGTTTCGGCAGCCCAGCGCGCCTCGTGTTGGTGATGCCACGACCACAGCGGAACGGACGCGGTTGGCCTGGCACGCTCTGGGGGCAGCGCTTCTGGGCCAAACGAAGCTGGGACCCAGATTGTGCCGCGGTGGGTGGGAGAGCTCCGGGCACGGAACTCCTGATCCCAGCTGGAGCTCGGCTGGTTTGCCGGTGAGGCGCCGTGGATTCTGCTCCGTGACCCTGCAGGTCCCTCCTGCCCGTTCTCCCCCTGCTCCTACTTACTGCCCGGCAGCTTCAGGTTGTCCACCACGGGCAGGTACACCTCCCTGTCCCGCTTCTCCTCCTCCGGCGTCCTCTCCACCGTCAGCTGGTAAAGCTTCAGCGAGATGATGTCGTGGTTGTCTGCAAGCAGAGCAGAGACGCGTCCTGAGGCGTCAGCGAGCGGCACGGCTCCGGCCGGGGTCCTGAGTGCCACCGGTGGCACTGTGGCACGTCACAACTCGGGCACCAGCCCCAGGCCGCCGGCTGTCCCCTGCCACGGGGAGAACTCACCTCTCGGGGCAGGGTCCACGCCGGGCTGAAAGCCGTGCCCAGCACGGGGCCCTCTTCCAGCACTTCCCCGGGGAACCTTTAAGCTACTTAAACCGAGAAACAGCAGCCCAGACCCCGAGATCATCTGACCCCAAAGCATTCAGCCACCCGAAAAGAGCGTGTTAGACCCAGCCTCACATGACCCTATTTCCTTTGCGGAGTTATTAGTGGGACAAGGCGAGTGCTCCACGCCAGCCTGCGAGCTCCCAGGGCATTAGGCAGGgatctgagaaagaaaaggaactttTGTTGGAGCCAACAATGGGCCCGGACACCGGCCATCAATGCGCTTTTGTAGGGGCAGAACTCAAAATCGGGCTAAAACCTGCTGAAAGAGACACGGCGGGGTAACCTCAGGCCTCCCGGCACCCCAAGCAGCGCTGCAAGAAGTGAGAAGAGCGGAGCAGAGGGCTTCAGCTCCCTGCCAAACCCAATTTCCATCAGCCCACGTTGCGCCACTGCTTCCAGACACACCTGGCCGGTCCCCTCGCGCTGGGGCTACGCGAACTAGACGGGGAGCACAGCACCCCCGCGTTTTAACCCCCGGGGTGCAGTTCCCTCCAGCACTGCCCTCGGGCCCCGCCAGCCACTACGGGTCACGCCAGGGGAGCGCAGGGGGAGATTTTCAGTGCTCGCTCTGTGTTGCTCCTCCCAGGGCACACATTTTTGGAGACGGCCCCTCAGGTTTCGCTGCCGTTTGCTCTGAGATGCTGGCTGAAGCCTGGCCGTGTCCCTGTCACCGTCTGGGTGTCAGGGTCAGCCTaacccagcagcaggagctcaaGCAAAGCGCTCGGGGGCACAGCACACCCAGACTGGGGATTTGCCTCCTAGGGAGCCGCTACGAGACGAAGAAACACAGCTCCTGCTCGCAGCCTGGGGGTGCCTGAAGCACGGAGAGATTCCAGGCACATCCACGAGCCCCGCCACATACCCAGCTGCGCCTCCAGCACCCAAAGCTGCTTAAGTCCTGCCAGAGCTGCTTGGGAAGCACCACTCGGGGCCCCGTGGCGGTACCTGACAGGTCTCCCGTGACAGAGGAGGTCCCGAAGTAGTACCCGCGGGGCAAGCGCACGCCTGGCACGTCGATGCAGTCCCGCCACTCGTGCTTGCCATCGATGTCAATCATCACCTGAAGGAAGAGAGGAGGCTCCGGTAGCACCGGGGGCCTGGGGGGCCGCCCGCTCGGCCCCGGCCACCCTCCCTCACCGTCAGCCTCCTCTTGACGTAGCGGATCACCAGGAAGGTGTCGTGGTTGAGGTTGCGCACCATGGCCgtgcagccccccagctccgTCGGCCTCCCGTCCCGGTCGTGGTCGTAGGTGAGCGAGCCGTTGTTCACCATGGCCGAGATGTAGGGGAAGACGCGCTGCGGGGGCAAGGCTGGGGGTGAATTTGGGGCTCTCCCCCCCGCCTTGCTCTGCCCACTCCGTGCCAGCGTCACGGCACGCCTGCGGGGTGAAGAGCTGCGCCGCCCCGCACACCCCAAGCTCCTCCATGCCCAGCCTGTGCCTCCCCAAACCGGGCTCAGCAGCTGACTGCGATCCCTCGCCACCCCCCGGCCTTCCTCTGGGCCTGGCTACCAAGCAGCGGGCACGGAGAGCGGCTCCCGCGCCTGCCTCCCTGGTCGCACGGGGATTTGTGGAGCTCAGGTGAGGGAATTCCCTCACGGGGAAAACGAGGCGAAGCCAAAGAGCTTGGAAACGAGCAGGTTGGCAAGAGCAAGTACCTGATTTCCCGGGCTGTACCTCCTCTTCTGAGCCTGCGAGTCCAGGGTTATCGCAAAGCAAGAAAGAGCACAGAAGCAAAATGGTCACGGAGCGCGGTTGAGGATTAACTCGCAACCTGGGAAGTTCCTCCCCGCAGAGCTCAGCACGCTGCCTTCGGCCTCCGCTGGGCAGATCGAGGGGGTTGGTCGGGGCCACGTCCCAAATCCCGGGGCCAGGGAGCAGCACGGGTGGGCAGAAGCCCCCTTGTGCACCAAGTTTCTCCTCCTCAACGTGCAGCACAGCCGCCCTCCTGCGCAAAGCCACGTGCCCGAGCCCAGGCTCTGACACTGACCACGACCAACAGCTCCCCAACAGCCCCCAAGGGTCCCGCAAGCCCCCTGCCCCCTTCCCTCAATAACAAACCTCTTCTTTAACTTttaggggagaaaaagcagctgcGAGCCCCCACGCCTGATCAGCACTTCTCcgcctccttccttcctccttcgGTCGCAGGAGGGCAGCCCCTCCAGCCGCTGACCGCGCCGTGAAGCCGTACGCGTCCCGTAAATGATTTTATggtgtttaaataaaa
This genomic stretch from Oxyura jamaicensis isolate SHBP4307 breed ruddy duck chromosome 22 unlocalized genomic scaffold, BPBGC_Ojam_1.0 oxy22_random_OJ72050, whole genome shotgun sequence harbors:
- the LMAN2L gene encoding VIP36-like protein isoform X2, which encodes MQVHFKIHGQGKKNLNGDGFAIWYTKDRMQPGPVFGSKDNFLGLGVFVDTYPNEEKQQERVFPYISAMVNNGSLTYDHDRDGRPTELGGCTAMVRNLNHDTFLVIRYVKRRLTVMIDIDGKHEWRDCIDVPGVRLPRGYYFGTSSVTGDLSDNHDIISLKLYQLTVERTPEEEKRDREVYLPVVDNLKLPGMEAPLEPMSGLALFLIVFFSLVAIVFAIVIGVIVYNKWQEQSRKHFY
- the LMAN2L gene encoding VIP36-like protein isoform X1, coding for MQVHFKIHGQGKKNLNGDGFAIWYTKDRMQPGPVFGSKDNFLGLGVFVDTYPNEEKQQEAQKRRYSPGNQRVFPYISAMVNNGSLTYDHDRDGRPTELGGCTAMVRNLNHDTFLVIRYVKRRLTVMIDIDGKHEWRDCIDVPGVRLPRGYYFGTSSVTGDLSDNHDIISLKLYQLTVERTPEEEKRDREVYLPVVDNLKLPGMEAPLEPMSGLALFLIVFFSLVAIVFAIVIGVIVYNKWQEQSRKHFY